In Leopardus geoffroyi isolate Oge1 chromosome D1, O.geoffroyi_Oge1_pat1.0, whole genome shotgun sequence, a single window of DNA contains:
- the LOC123602525 gene encoding LOW QUALITY PROTEIN: olfactory receptor 52B2-like (The sequence of the model RefSeq protein was modified relative to this genomic sequence to represent the inferred CDS: substituted 1 base at 1 genomic stop codon): protein MVDPNDSTVNYDMFVLNVIPGLKKLHMWISIAFCLMYLVSVSGNVILICVVAVEQSLHEPMYLFLSVLAFWDLILSTSTVPKALSIFXFDDVDISFGGCITQLFFMHFAFVVESGILLAMAFDHYVAICYPRRYTIIPSHGVIGKIGRVVVLRSFATVCPVIFLVRHLPFCQTNINSHTFCEHMGLAKLAYADITVNIWYGISVSLLSVTLDMVTIVVSYRLILQAVFRLPSHDVQMKTLSTCGSHVCVILMFYLPWIFTVIAQYFGRKIPKHVHILLADLYVLVPPVMNPIIYGVKTKQIRERVALVFSSKRKCC from the coding sequence ATGGTTGATCCCAATGACTCCACTGTCAATTATGATATGTTTGTCCTCAATGTCATCCCTGGCCTGAAGAAGCTGCACATGTGGATCTCCATCGCCTTCTGCCTGATGTACCTGGTGTCTGTGTCAGGAAATGTTATCCTGATCTGTGTGGTGGCAGTGGAGCAAAGTCTTCATGAACCTATGtacctcttcctctctgtgttgGCTTTTTGGGATCTGATTCTATCCACATCCACAGTACCCAAAGCCCTGAGCATCTTCTGATTTGATGATGTGGACATCTCTTTTGGTGGCTGTATAACCCAgctcttctttatgcattttgcCTTTGTGGTGGAATCAGGCATTCTCTTGGCCATGGCTTTTGATCACTATGTGGCCATCTGCTACCCACGGAGGTACACCATCATTCCTAGCCATGGTGTCATTGGCAAAATAGGGCGTGTTGTAGTGCTCAGGAGTTTTGCAACTGTTTGCCCCGTTATCTTTCTAGTGAGGCACCTGCCCTTCTGCCAGACAAACATCAATTCCCACACGTTCTGTGAACACATGGGGCTGGCTAAGTTGGCTTATGCTGATATCACCGTCAACATTTGGTATGGAATCTCTGTGTCATTACTCAGTGTAACGCTAGATATGGTGACAATAGTCGTCTCCTATAGGCTCATTCTCCAGGCGGTCTTCAGGCTGCCATCCCATGATGTGCAGATGAAAACACTCAGCACCTGTGGTTCCCATGTCTGTGTCATCCTCATGTTCTACCTTCCTTGGATTTTCACTGTCATTGCTCAGTACTTTGGCCGAAAAATCCCTAAGCATGTGCACATCCTGTTGGCTGATCTCTATGTTCTCGTTCCCCCCGTGATGAACCCAATTATCTATGGAGTAAAGACCAAACAGATCCGTGAAAGAGTGGcccttgtgttttcttcaaaaagGAAGTGTTGCTAA
- the LOC123602526 gene encoding olfactory receptor 52H1-like produces MATLNLTSFNPGSFILVGIPGLEQFHIWIGIPFFTIYLVALAGNGILLYLITVDHSLHEPMFFFLSMLASADLVLCTTCVPKTLGIFWLKAQKITFPGCLTQLFFLHFSFFLDSAILLGMAFDRYMAICCPLRYTSVLTPRTIVKIMVGIVGRSFGVILPVVFLVKRLPFCKSRIIPHTYCEHIGVARLACADISINIWYGFAVPVMTIISDLVLIGISYALILHAVFHLPSRDARQKALSTCGSHVCVILIFYTPAIFSVLTHRFGHNISRTFHIIFANLYVAVPPALNPIIYGVKTKQIRDKVILLLFPKGMK; encoded by the coding sequence ATGGCCACATTGAATCTGACAAGTTTCAATCCAGGCTCTTTCATTTTGGTGGGGATCCCAGGGCTGGAGCAATTCCACATCTGGATTGGGATTCCTTTCTTCACTATCTATCTGGTGGCCCTTGCTGGTAATGGCATCCTTCTTTACCTCATCACTGTGGACCACAGCCTCCACGAACCcatgttcttctttctctccatgttGGCCTCTGCAGACCTTGTATTATGCACCACGTGTGTCCCCAAAACACTTGGCATATTCTGGTTGAAAGCTCAGAAAATCACTTTTCCTGGTTGCCTTACCCAGTTGTTCTTTCTTCACTTCAGCTTTTTTCTGGACTCCGCCATTTTGTTGGGCATGGCATTTGACCGTTACATGGCCATTTGCTGCCCTTTGAGATACACAAGTGTTTTGACACCAAGGACAATTGTCAAGATCATGGTGGGCATTGTGGGTCGGAGCTTTGGTGTCATTTTGCCTGTTGTTTTCCTGGTGAAGCGTTTGCCCTTCTGCAAGTCACGTATCATCCCTCACACATACTGTGAACATATAGGGGTTGCCCGGCTTGCCTGTGCTGACATCTCCATCAATATCTGGTATGGTTTTGCTGTGCCTGTGATGACTATTATCTCAGACCTGGTCCTCATTGGTATTTCCTATGCTCTCAtccttcatgctgttttccatctTCCATCCAGAGATGCCCGCCAGAAAGCCCTCAGCACCTGCGGTTCCCATGTCTGTGTCATTCTCATATTCTACACACCAGCCATATTCTCTGTCCTCACTCATCGCTTTGGACACAATATCTCTCGCACCTTTCACATCATATTTGCCAACCTCTACGTGGCAGTCCCTCCTGCACTCAATCCCATCATTTATGGTGTAAAAACCAAGCAGATCAGGGACAAGGTCATCCTCCTACTCTTTCCTAAAGGGATGAAGTGA